A region of the Agrobacterium sp. RAC06 genome:
CCCCCTCCCGCCTCAAACTTCCCTCACTCCCGAATCAGTGATACCCCTCGGGCACTGCCGCCCGGCGCGAATGCGCCTGCATTGCCGAAGGTCTCGACCCGCCCGTGTTTCGTGTTCCCCTCATCGTCGCCACTGCGCTCGTCATCGCCTTCGGAGGCGGGATCCTGTCGGCGTTGTCGATGTTGAATGCCTCCGTCGGGTTCGGGGCAATCGAGGTGGCGGGATGGCGGGCGTTTCCGGCGGCGCAGACGGCGTCTGCCGATCCTTACGCCAAGGCGCACCGGGCCAAGGGTGGGCGACTGCTTTACGGGTCTGCCGAAGGGCTGCAGTTCACTGCCTCTCGCGACAAGGACGGATTGACGCTGACGGGGACCTGCTCCTACCGGATGAGCGGGCGCACACCCACGGCGAGGCTGTGGACGCTCTATGCCGCCGATGCCGACGGCAATCCCCTGGATGCAGGTCCCGAACTTCCGGCGGCTAAGAATTCCCAAACGGTTCTGAGGCGCCG
Encoded here:
- a CDS encoding DUF1214 domain-containing protein; translation: MFRVPLIVATALVIAFGGGILSALSMLNASVGFGAIEVAGWRAFPAAQTASADPYAKAHRAKGGRLLYGSAEGLQFTASRDKDGLTLTGTCSYRMSGRTPTARLWTLYAADADGNPLDAGPELPAAKNSQTVLRRRDGTFDITISRTAKSGNWLAIPDAGSFQLVLTLLDTPAAASTGLSGLAMPVIEQIGCGQ